One genomic region from Myxocyprinus asiaticus isolate MX2 ecotype Aquarium Trade chromosome 27, UBuf_Myxa_2, whole genome shotgun sequence encodes:
- the ccdc142 gene encoding uncharacterized protein ccdc142 isoform X1, with protein MRSAKMNGLRLEMAHSSGSSQEGQTDNNPNKHTQADKTETPVAVRPDPQLSDNGQRRQSDCSDVLPEEYNSNDKCDASWYQGPFTKSLQKAEALFRTRFNPMWLMRQKTKDGSWDSEMDSITSCSSRRIQHLGQTLQSLRSQCHILQDPASGGMLFGCVTGPSSSVEGEFYHQPQMATLSQHYCQLQHLMEQRAKLIFLHEYAQRLQVATCFVGQLDMVLERTHLLLADKGHVAEQPNSMWNLGLRSLCQELQVHLNHWDMLWAKARSDPLLRRVLFSCVATLASMRQTLQVLGFQALQLMERCIYTAFSALALAQLDRVPRDALVDLLCAVELYNQVVEDRRGSGRTSPWSSQIVFRPDCLQFVSSFFRNGVSPKTFPVEQLMMIVAQSQAQKAAEQLYTWTSQQSNLLYVANSPSEPRGHLECPKLYSHTSPTINIHTVQLKHQADAGELPKKPLHTLWSSNLLFSSFISRDRECLDTLFQALVTSTNLLAPHIPIEEEERLLNRPRMTSRTNNVVPNDVRKSEACAKLFTHYKQMLWREFAKAAVKHFYYQPNNSTLGSINQWNDEMVLLLVTWLRHSYTEDHIPEECKESLSNFCSYILSTAAFTQWDEMMCLSLGSGLKEKCVPAVKQERSAVRTVTMDHILQLFPPLHTVLQFLQHPDMESGDGGSNSLLGLLCRSVATVQSSTFWVMSKAYQFLASWSLSKFLLVTQGDLKDLKDSVESLVQLTGAVSRDSVHPLIIHQTASLSQAVMDLQAFSDLVLRMFSLDCKRMSVEIFEQTMPSAKHWRINYKTELPSSPSDYAACAAQSVIGQVLNSVQPLPDDARIPALTEAMTAFMEAWMEHILKQKIKFSIQGALQLKQDFDLIRDLIRSEEYSLSEELHQKLLSLRVFHQVDNAIVCLLQQPMAKPYLPSRGWEPFRHCCPNGSQVMDQAAGSLNNLESMDIQAACHQALTQAESSMAPELLTSTAPESYLAVAQQEWLDLRIHSGSRWKLPVLQCFTKSEP; from the exons ATGAGATCTGCGAAAATGAATG GTTTAAGGTTGGAGATGGCTCACTCTTCAGGAAGTTCTCAAGAGGGACAGACTGATAACaatccaaacaaacacacacaagcag ACAAGACAGAAACACCTGTCGCTGTCAGGCCTGATCCTCAACTTTCTGATAATGGACAG AGAAGGCAAAGTGACTGTTCAGATGTACTTCCTGAGGAATATAATTCAAATGATAAATGTGATG CTTCCTGGTACCAGGGCCCTTTCACCAAATCTCTGCAGAAGGCAGAGGCTCTGTTCCGGACCCGTTTTAACCCCATGTGGCTCATGAGGCAGAAGACCAAAGATGGCAGCTGGGACTCTGAGATGGACAGCATCACTTCCTGTTCCTCTAGGCGTATCCAGCACCTTGGGCAAACTTTACAAAGCCTCAGATCTCAGTGCCACATCCTGCAAGATCCTGCGTCGGGAGGCATGCTGTTTGGCTGTGTTACAGGTCCGTCTTCCTCTGTGGAGGGCGAATTTTACCACCAGCCTCAGATGGCAACCCTCAGCCAGCATTACTGCCAGCTACAACACCTGATGGAGCAGCGAGCCAAGCTGATCTTTCTCCACGAATACGCCCAGCGCTTGCAAGTAGCCACCTGTTTTGTGGGTCAACTGGACATGGTGTTGGAGAGGACACATCTGCTCTTGGCAGACAAGGGTCATGTTGCGGAGCAGCCCAACTCTATGTGGAACCTCGGCCTTAGATCCTTGTGCCAGGAGTTACAAGTTCACCTTAACCATTGGGACATGCTCTGGGCCAAAGCTCGCTCCGACCCCTTGCTTCGCCGAGTTCTCTTCAGCTGTGTGGCGACCCTTGCTTCCATGCGGCAAACTCTCCAGGTGCTGGGCTTCCAGGCCTTGCAGTTAATGGAGCGTTGTATTTACACCGCTTTCTCTGCTCTAGCCTTAGCTCAGTTGGATCGCGTGCCTAGAGATGCTTTAGTCGATCTTCTGTGTGCGGTTGAGCTGTACAACCAGGTTGTCGAAGACAGGAGGGGTAGTGGTAGAACATCTCCCTGGAGCTCACAGATTGTCTTTAGGCCAGACTGTTTGCAGTTTGTCTCTAGTTTTTTTCGGAATGGTGTCAGTCCTAAAACATTCCCAGTTGAGCAGCTAATGATGATTGTAGCTCAGAGTCAAGCACAAAAAGCAGCTGAGCAACTTTACACATGGACTTCACAGCAAAGTAACCTCCTCTATGTTGCGAACAGCCCCAGCGAGCCGAGGGGTCATTTGGAATGCCCTAAACTCTATAGTCACACATCACCCACAattaatatacatacagtacaactCAAACATCAGGCTGATGCTGGTGAGCTGCCCAAAAAGCCCCTTCACACCCTCTGGTCCTCGAATCTTCTGTTCTCTTCGTTTATTTCTCGAGACAGAGAGTGTCTCGATACTCTCTTTCAAGCCCTGGTGACCTCAACGAATCTTTTGGCTCCACATATTCCCATTGAAGAAGAAGAAAGGCTACTGAACAGACCCAGAATGACCTCCAGGACAAACAATGTGGTCCCAAATGATGTCAGGAAGTCGGAAGCATGCGCGAAGCTCTTCACTCATTATAAGCAAATGCTATGGAGAGAATTTGCTAAAGCAGCTGTAAAACACTTTTATTACCAGCCAAACAACAGCACTCTGGGTAGCATCAACCAGTGGAATGATGAAATGGTGCTTCTTTTGGTCACATGGCTCAGACACTCTTATACTGAAG ATCACATCCCTGAAGAATGTAAAGAAAGTTTAAGCAATTTCTGCTCTTATATTTTGTCTACTGCTGCCTTCACACAGTGGGACGAAA TGATGTGTTTGTCACTGGGCTCAGGCTTGAAAGAGAAGTGTGTTCCTGCAGTTAAGCAGGAAAGATCTGCAGTGAGAACTGTAACTATGGATCACATCCTGCAGCTTTTCCCTCCTCTCCATACTGTTCTTCAGTTTCTACAACACCCAGACATGGAGTCAG GTGACGGTGGATCCAATAGCCTTCTGGGATTGTTGTGTAGGTCTGTTGCTACTGTTCAGTCCTCAACCTTCTGGGTCATGAGTAAAGCTTACCAATTTCTGGCCTCCTGGTCCCTCAGCAAGTTCCTGTTGGTCACACAAGGAGATCTTAAG GATCTCAAGGACTCAGTGGAGAGCCTGGTCCAGCTGACTGGAGCTGTCAGCAGAGattcagttcatcctctgataATTCATCAGACAGCATCACTCTCTCAGGCAGTCATGGATCTACAA GCATTCTCTGATCTCGTCTTGAGGATGTTTTCTTTGGACTGTAAGAGAATGTCTGTGGAGATCTTTGAACAAACCATGCCATCAGCCAAGCACTGGAGGATCAATTACAAAACAG agtTGCCCAGTAGCCCTAGTGATTATGCAGCATGTGCAGCCCAGAGTGTGATTGGTCAGGTGCTGAACAGTGTGCAGCCTCTGCCTGATGATGCTCGTATCCCTGCGCTAACTGAGGCCATGACTGCCTTCATGGAGGCCTGGATGGAGCACATCCTCAAACAGAAAATCAAGTTTAG TATTCAGGGAGCTCTGCAGCTGAAGCAGGACTTTGATCTGATTCGAGATCTCATTCGTTCAGAGGAGTACAGTCTGTCAGAGGAGCTGCATCAGAAGCTGTTGTCACTGCGTGTCTTTCATCAGGTGGATAATGCTATAGTGTGTCTGCTGCAGCAGCCTATGGCCAAACCATACCTGCCCTCCCGTGGCTGGGAGCCCTTTAGACACTGCT GTCCAAACGGTTCTCAGGTGATGGATCAGGCTGCAGGCAGTCTAAATAACCTGGAGAGTATGGACATACAGGCAGCATGCCATCAGGCCCTGACCCAAGCCGAGAGCTCCATGGCCCCTGAACTGCTCACCTCCACCGCACCTGAGTCTTACCTGGCTGTAGCTCAGCAGGAATGGCTGGATCTGAGAATACACAGCGGATCCCGCTGGAAGCTCCCAGTTCTGCAGTGTTTC
- the ccdc142 gene encoding uncharacterized protein ccdc142 isoform X3 has protein sequence MWLMRQKTKDGSWDSEMDSITSCSSRRIQHLGQTLQSLRSQCHILQDPASGGMLFGCVTGPSSSVEGEFYHQPQMATLSQHYCQLQHLMEQRAKLIFLHEYAQRLQVATCFVGQLDMVLERTHLLLADKGHVAEQPNSMWNLGLRSLCQELQVHLNHWDMLWAKARSDPLLRRVLFSCVATLASMRQTLQVLGFQALQLMERCIYTAFSALALAQLDRVPRDALVDLLCAVELYNQVVEDRRGSGRTSPWSSQIVFRPDCLQFVSSFFRNGVSPKTFPVEQLMMIVAQSQAQKAAEQLYTWTSQQSNLLYVANSPSEPRGHLECPKLYSHTSPTINIHTVQLKHQADAGELPKKPLHTLWSSNLLFSSFISRDRECLDTLFQALVTSTNLLAPHIPIEEEERLLNRPRMTSRTNNVVPNDVRKSEACAKLFTHYKQMLWREFAKAAVKHFYYQPNNSTLGSINQWNDEMVLLLVTWLRHSYTEDHIPEECKESLSNFCSYILSTAAFTQWDEMMCLSLGSGLKEKCVPAVKQERSAVRTVTMDHILQLFPPLHTVLQFLQHPDMESGDGGSNSLLGLLCRSVATVQSSTFWVMSKAYQFLASWSLSKFLLVTQGDLKDLKDSVESLVQLTGAVSRDSVHPLIIHQTASLSQAVMDLQAFSDLVLRMFSLDCKRMSVEIFEQTMPSAKHWRINYKTELPSSPSDYAACAAQSVIGQVLNSVQPLPDDARIPALTEAMTAFMEAWMEHILKQKIKFSIQGALQLKQDFDLIRDLIRSEEYSLSEELHQKLLSLRVFHQVDNAIVCLLQQPMAKPYLPSRGWEPFRHCCPNGSQVMDQAAGSLNNLESMDIQAACHQALTQAESSMAPELLTSTAPESYLAVAQQEWLDLRIHSGSRWKLPVLQCFTKSEP, from the exons ATGTGGCTCATGAGGCAGAAGACCAAAGATGGCAGCTGGGACTCTGAGATGGACAGCATCACTTCCTGTTCCTCTAGGCGTATCCAGCACCTTGGGCAAACTTTACAAAGCCTCAGATCTCAGTGCCACATCCTGCAAGATCCTGCGTCGGGAGGCATGCTGTTTGGCTGTGTTACAGGTCCGTCTTCCTCTGTGGAGGGCGAATTTTACCACCAGCCTCAGATGGCAACCCTCAGCCAGCATTACTGCCAGCTACAACACCTGATGGAGCAGCGAGCCAAGCTGATCTTTCTCCACGAATACGCCCAGCGCTTGCAAGTAGCCACCTGTTTTGTGGGTCAACTGGACATGGTGTTGGAGAGGACACATCTGCTCTTGGCAGACAAGGGTCATGTTGCGGAGCAGCCCAACTCTATGTGGAACCTCGGCCTTAGATCCTTGTGCCAGGAGTTACAAGTTCACCTTAACCATTGGGACATGCTCTGGGCCAAAGCTCGCTCCGACCCCTTGCTTCGCCGAGTTCTCTTCAGCTGTGTGGCGACCCTTGCTTCCATGCGGCAAACTCTCCAGGTGCTGGGCTTCCAGGCCTTGCAGTTAATGGAGCGTTGTATTTACACCGCTTTCTCTGCTCTAGCCTTAGCTCAGTTGGATCGCGTGCCTAGAGATGCTTTAGTCGATCTTCTGTGTGCGGTTGAGCTGTACAACCAGGTTGTCGAAGACAGGAGGGGTAGTGGTAGAACATCTCCCTGGAGCTCACAGATTGTCTTTAGGCCAGACTGTTTGCAGTTTGTCTCTAGTTTTTTTCGGAATGGTGTCAGTCCTAAAACATTCCCAGTTGAGCAGCTAATGATGATTGTAGCTCAGAGTCAAGCACAAAAAGCAGCTGAGCAACTTTACACATGGACTTCACAGCAAAGTAACCTCCTCTATGTTGCGAACAGCCCCAGCGAGCCGAGGGGTCATTTGGAATGCCCTAAACTCTATAGTCACACATCACCCACAattaatatacatacagtacaactCAAACATCAGGCTGATGCTGGTGAGCTGCCCAAAAAGCCCCTTCACACCCTCTGGTCCTCGAATCTTCTGTTCTCTTCGTTTATTTCTCGAGACAGAGAGTGTCTCGATACTCTCTTTCAAGCCCTGGTGACCTCAACGAATCTTTTGGCTCCACATATTCCCATTGAAGAAGAAGAAAGGCTACTGAACAGACCCAGAATGACCTCCAGGACAAACAATGTGGTCCCAAATGATGTCAGGAAGTCGGAAGCATGCGCGAAGCTCTTCACTCATTATAAGCAAATGCTATGGAGAGAATTTGCTAAAGCAGCTGTAAAACACTTTTATTACCAGCCAAACAACAGCACTCTGGGTAGCATCAACCAGTGGAATGATGAAATGGTGCTTCTTTTGGTCACATGGCTCAGACACTCTTATACTGAAG ATCACATCCCTGAAGAATGTAAAGAAAGTTTAAGCAATTTCTGCTCTTATATTTTGTCTACTGCTGCCTTCACACAGTGGGACGAAA TGATGTGTTTGTCACTGGGCTCAGGCTTGAAAGAGAAGTGTGTTCCTGCAGTTAAGCAGGAAAGATCTGCAGTGAGAACTGTAACTATGGATCACATCCTGCAGCTTTTCCCTCCTCTCCATACTGTTCTTCAGTTTCTACAACACCCAGACATGGAGTCAG GTGACGGTGGATCCAATAGCCTTCTGGGATTGTTGTGTAGGTCTGTTGCTACTGTTCAGTCCTCAACCTTCTGGGTCATGAGTAAAGCTTACCAATTTCTGGCCTCCTGGTCCCTCAGCAAGTTCCTGTTGGTCACACAAGGAGATCTTAAG GATCTCAAGGACTCAGTGGAGAGCCTGGTCCAGCTGACTGGAGCTGTCAGCAGAGattcagttcatcctctgataATTCATCAGACAGCATCACTCTCTCAGGCAGTCATGGATCTACAA GCATTCTCTGATCTCGTCTTGAGGATGTTTTCTTTGGACTGTAAGAGAATGTCTGTGGAGATCTTTGAACAAACCATGCCATCAGCCAAGCACTGGAGGATCAATTACAAAACAG agtTGCCCAGTAGCCCTAGTGATTATGCAGCATGTGCAGCCCAGAGTGTGATTGGTCAGGTGCTGAACAGTGTGCAGCCTCTGCCTGATGATGCTCGTATCCCTGCGCTAACTGAGGCCATGACTGCCTTCATGGAGGCCTGGATGGAGCACATCCTCAAACAGAAAATCAAGTTTAG TATTCAGGGAGCTCTGCAGCTGAAGCAGGACTTTGATCTGATTCGAGATCTCATTCGTTCAGAGGAGTACAGTCTGTCAGAGGAGCTGCATCAGAAGCTGTTGTCACTGCGTGTCTTTCATCAGGTGGATAATGCTATAGTGTGTCTGCTGCAGCAGCCTATGGCCAAACCATACCTGCCCTCCCGTGGCTGGGAGCCCTTTAGACACTGCT GTCCAAACGGTTCTCAGGTGATGGATCAGGCTGCAGGCAGTCTAAATAACCTGGAGAGTATGGACATACAGGCAGCATGCCATCAGGCCCTGACCCAAGCCGAGAGCTCCATGGCCCCTGAACTGCTCACCTCCACCGCACCTGAGTCTTACCTGGCTGTAGCTCAGCAGGAATGGCTGGATCTGAGAATACACAGCGGATCCCGCTGGAAGCTCCCAGTTCTGCAGTGTTTC
- the ccdc142 gene encoding uncharacterized protein ccdc142 isoform X2, with protein MAHSSGSSQEGQTDNNPNKHTQADKTETPVAVRPDPQLSDNGQRRQSDCSDVLPEEYNSNDKCDASWYQGPFTKSLQKAEALFRTRFNPMWLMRQKTKDGSWDSEMDSITSCSSRRIQHLGQTLQSLRSQCHILQDPASGGMLFGCVTGPSSSVEGEFYHQPQMATLSQHYCQLQHLMEQRAKLIFLHEYAQRLQVATCFVGQLDMVLERTHLLLADKGHVAEQPNSMWNLGLRSLCQELQVHLNHWDMLWAKARSDPLLRRVLFSCVATLASMRQTLQVLGFQALQLMERCIYTAFSALALAQLDRVPRDALVDLLCAVELYNQVVEDRRGSGRTSPWSSQIVFRPDCLQFVSSFFRNGVSPKTFPVEQLMMIVAQSQAQKAAEQLYTWTSQQSNLLYVANSPSEPRGHLECPKLYSHTSPTINIHTVQLKHQADAGELPKKPLHTLWSSNLLFSSFISRDRECLDTLFQALVTSTNLLAPHIPIEEEERLLNRPRMTSRTNNVVPNDVRKSEACAKLFTHYKQMLWREFAKAAVKHFYYQPNNSTLGSINQWNDEMVLLLVTWLRHSYTEDHIPEECKESLSNFCSYILSTAAFTQWDEMMCLSLGSGLKEKCVPAVKQERSAVRTVTMDHILQLFPPLHTVLQFLQHPDMESGDGGSNSLLGLLCRSVATVQSSTFWVMSKAYQFLASWSLSKFLLVTQGDLKDLKDSVESLVQLTGAVSRDSVHPLIIHQTASLSQAVMDLQAFSDLVLRMFSLDCKRMSVEIFEQTMPSAKHWRINYKTELPSSPSDYAACAAQSVIGQVLNSVQPLPDDARIPALTEAMTAFMEAWMEHILKQKIKFSIQGALQLKQDFDLIRDLIRSEEYSLSEELHQKLLSLRVFHQVDNAIVCLLQQPMAKPYLPSRGWEPFRHCCPNGSQVMDQAAGSLNNLESMDIQAACHQALTQAESSMAPELLTSTAPESYLAVAQQEWLDLRIHSGSRWKLPVLQCFTKSEP; from the exons ATGGCTCACTCTTCAGGAAGTTCTCAAGAGGGACAGACTGATAACaatccaaacaaacacacacaagcag ACAAGACAGAAACACCTGTCGCTGTCAGGCCTGATCCTCAACTTTCTGATAATGGACAG AGAAGGCAAAGTGACTGTTCAGATGTACTTCCTGAGGAATATAATTCAAATGATAAATGTGATG CTTCCTGGTACCAGGGCCCTTTCACCAAATCTCTGCAGAAGGCAGAGGCTCTGTTCCGGACCCGTTTTAACCCCATGTGGCTCATGAGGCAGAAGACCAAAGATGGCAGCTGGGACTCTGAGATGGACAGCATCACTTCCTGTTCCTCTAGGCGTATCCAGCACCTTGGGCAAACTTTACAAAGCCTCAGATCTCAGTGCCACATCCTGCAAGATCCTGCGTCGGGAGGCATGCTGTTTGGCTGTGTTACAGGTCCGTCTTCCTCTGTGGAGGGCGAATTTTACCACCAGCCTCAGATGGCAACCCTCAGCCAGCATTACTGCCAGCTACAACACCTGATGGAGCAGCGAGCCAAGCTGATCTTTCTCCACGAATACGCCCAGCGCTTGCAAGTAGCCACCTGTTTTGTGGGTCAACTGGACATGGTGTTGGAGAGGACACATCTGCTCTTGGCAGACAAGGGTCATGTTGCGGAGCAGCCCAACTCTATGTGGAACCTCGGCCTTAGATCCTTGTGCCAGGAGTTACAAGTTCACCTTAACCATTGGGACATGCTCTGGGCCAAAGCTCGCTCCGACCCCTTGCTTCGCCGAGTTCTCTTCAGCTGTGTGGCGACCCTTGCTTCCATGCGGCAAACTCTCCAGGTGCTGGGCTTCCAGGCCTTGCAGTTAATGGAGCGTTGTATTTACACCGCTTTCTCTGCTCTAGCCTTAGCTCAGTTGGATCGCGTGCCTAGAGATGCTTTAGTCGATCTTCTGTGTGCGGTTGAGCTGTACAACCAGGTTGTCGAAGACAGGAGGGGTAGTGGTAGAACATCTCCCTGGAGCTCACAGATTGTCTTTAGGCCAGACTGTTTGCAGTTTGTCTCTAGTTTTTTTCGGAATGGTGTCAGTCCTAAAACATTCCCAGTTGAGCAGCTAATGATGATTGTAGCTCAGAGTCAAGCACAAAAAGCAGCTGAGCAACTTTACACATGGACTTCACAGCAAAGTAACCTCCTCTATGTTGCGAACAGCCCCAGCGAGCCGAGGGGTCATTTGGAATGCCCTAAACTCTATAGTCACACATCACCCACAattaatatacatacagtacaactCAAACATCAGGCTGATGCTGGTGAGCTGCCCAAAAAGCCCCTTCACACCCTCTGGTCCTCGAATCTTCTGTTCTCTTCGTTTATTTCTCGAGACAGAGAGTGTCTCGATACTCTCTTTCAAGCCCTGGTGACCTCAACGAATCTTTTGGCTCCACATATTCCCATTGAAGAAGAAGAAAGGCTACTGAACAGACCCAGAATGACCTCCAGGACAAACAATGTGGTCCCAAATGATGTCAGGAAGTCGGAAGCATGCGCGAAGCTCTTCACTCATTATAAGCAAATGCTATGGAGAGAATTTGCTAAAGCAGCTGTAAAACACTTTTATTACCAGCCAAACAACAGCACTCTGGGTAGCATCAACCAGTGGAATGATGAAATGGTGCTTCTTTTGGTCACATGGCTCAGACACTCTTATACTGAAG ATCACATCCCTGAAGAATGTAAAGAAAGTTTAAGCAATTTCTGCTCTTATATTTTGTCTACTGCTGCCTTCACACAGTGGGACGAAA TGATGTGTTTGTCACTGGGCTCAGGCTTGAAAGAGAAGTGTGTTCCTGCAGTTAAGCAGGAAAGATCTGCAGTGAGAACTGTAACTATGGATCACATCCTGCAGCTTTTCCCTCCTCTCCATACTGTTCTTCAGTTTCTACAACACCCAGACATGGAGTCAG GTGACGGTGGATCCAATAGCCTTCTGGGATTGTTGTGTAGGTCTGTTGCTACTGTTCAGTCCTCAACCTTCTGGGTCATGAGTAAAGCTTACCAATTTCTGGCCTCCTGGTCCCTCAGCAAGTTCCTGTTGGTCACACAAGGAGATCTTAAG GATCTCAAGGACTCAGTGGAGAGCCTGGTCCAGCTGACTGGAGCTGTCAGCAGAGattcagttcatcctctgataATTCATCAGACAGCATCACTCTCTCAGGCAGTCATGGATCTACAA GCATTCTCTGATCTCGTCTTGAGGATGTTTTCTTTGGACTGTAAGAGAATGTCTGTGGAGATCTTTGAACAAACCATGCCATCAGCCAAGCACTGGAGGATCAATTACAAAACAG agtTGCCCAGTAGCCCTAGTGATTATGCAGCATGTGCAGCCCAGAGTGTGATTGGTCAGGTGCTGAACAGTGTGCAGCCTCTGCCTGATGATGCTCGTATCCCTGCGCTAACTGAGGCCATGACTGCCTTCATGGAGGCCTGGATGGAGCACATCCTCAAACAGAAAATCAAGTTTAG TATTCAGGGAGCTCTGCAGCTGAAGCAGGACTTTGATCTGATTCGAGATCTCATTCGTTCAGAGGAGTACAGTCTGTCAGAGGAGCTGCATCAGAAGCTGTTGTCACTGCGTGTCTTTCATCAGGTGGATAATGCTATAGTGTGTCTGCTGCAGCAGCCTATGGCCAAACCATACCTGCCCTCCCGTGGCTGGGAGCCCTTTAGACACTGCT GTCCAAACGGTTCTCAGGTGATGGATCAGGCTGCAGGCAGTCTAAATAACCTGGAGAGTATGGACATACAGGCAGCATGCCATCAGGCCCTGACCCAAGCCGAGAGCTCCATGGCCCCTGAACTGCTCACCTCCACCGCACCTGAGTCTTACCTGGCTGTAGCTCAGCAGGAATGGCTGGATCTGAGAATACACAGCGGATCCCGCTGGAAGCTCCCAGTTCTGCAGTGTTTC